GAGGTGGCAAGATGGTAATGGACAGCACATGGTGGATGCTAAAACAGTAGAAACATTTTGAGCACTTTAGAACAAATTGAAAACAGATGAAAACAAGATGACAAAAACAAGTCTAATATTTTCAGTACTCACGGGTCACAGAAATTGGAAATAACCAGTAAAAGAACTTATATACCAAAAAGGTCGGTCCTTTTTTCACATGCCAACACTACTCAACTCAAATAATTCATACCCCAAATTCAACTGTTTCTGTGAAGTGTGTCCCCATCTTCCACTACCtactttaatattatttttttttaaataaaatgttATAATCAATTAAATTGTACTGATAATCTGATTGTTTTTTTAGAAAGTATATAAAAAGAATatcccggtgcactaaagctttcGCTGTGCGCAGGATCCAAAGAAAGGCGATACTACAAGGGTCTATTGCACaagaccacaagggtctattgtatgcaCAACCTTACCCTGTATTTCTGTCAAAGGCTGTTTCAAAGCTTGAACTTGTGACTTCTGGTTTGACAACAACATTACCATTGTTAGGATTTCTTTCACTCCTACACTCAATCCCCTGGCCTAATTTTGTCATTGTATGTTCCATAAGTATGTATTTACTCTCACATTTTTCTACTAGTTTGTGTGTGCTGTTTGTTTTGTTGTGGTGCATCCAGAGTTTGGAGTCTGCAAATGCAGCAACTCCAACAGTCAAAGTTGGGAACATATCAAAAGTGGGAGATGCTGCATATTTTAGGATATATTATGGACAAACCTTCAAGGTTATTAAGAACACCCTTGATGGCAAGAGTTATCTTCTTATCCAGGTATGTACATTTATTTCTATCTAGCTTTTTTAAGCCATGAAAGAGATTATGTAAATGTTGTTGTACAGTCCATGGCTCTAGTTCTGATGAAGTAATGGCAAGAAGAaggatttaagttatatacaccGACAATGTCCgcgtatatttaagttataatagtagtttatttaaattttggtAGAACTGTAGTTATTTCAAGGCTAGAACTACTTGAAAAGAAGATGATAAGGGTTGCTGGACCACAGAACTTGGATCTTGGAAGTAGTAGGGTCAAGaatatttgaaaaagaaaaaagacataCTACGTTTTTTCATTGGATGATCCTCAGTAATTGGCAATCCAAAAAATCACAAACTCCTCCTTGGTTGCTGAATTCCATGGCACAAGTTGTTTTGTTTTGAGCTTTCCGTTGGTGTCGTTTTCTTGACTTTATTAATCTgcaggaaaaaaagaagaactgTCACTACCTACTACTACATTATTCCGTTGATCAATATAAACGAAGATGTTAGTTGATAAAATGCCAATGCCGTTGCTTCTCTAAGTGTATTGCTGAGACCATTTTCAATAATTAGAATGGCGTCATGATTTAgctagtttttttttccttcctttttaGGAGAAGCCAGAGGATTTTACAGGAATGTATAAGAGCATACCATAAAACAGAACAAGAGACTAAAGATTCCAAATGAGCCACTACTCTTTTGTGATAATAATGTTACAGAATTGCAAGAAATTTTCACttcaaaattctttcaactagatatatataatttatccaCATTCAGGGACAGAAAGGGGTTCATTGCTTGAATATGCATATATAGTAATTGCTGAACACATCTCTAGAGCTGTTCATATACAGCCCAAGGAGAACCACATCTCTAAAGTTAGCTATTAAGATGGGAGAGTACAAGGTTATATAAGCCCCGCATCAGCTCTCCGTTTAACCGATGTGAGACTCAAGTCCCATACCTTGCAATAGGATCATAACAACATGATTCCAGATCTCTCCTGATTTACTAGAATGTAAATTTTGTGCAGAACAACACAAGAATGGCCAGTAGAACAAAATATTGCACCTCAAGAATAAAGTCTTTTGTTATCCCACTAGCAAACTACTCGATCGAGACTGACTACTTTTTTCCAGGTACACCATTATAACCATCCTCCTTGGTTTTTTCCTCTTTATAACATCATATTATAAGCGTTATATGTCTTTTTGGTACATGTTAATAACTCGTGCACTGActgtttctcttttttcttttctttttacctTCAATTCACAGTTTCCTTTTTCGAGGTAAGAATGCACAGTTTTAGTAACTATTCTGATAGCTGTATTACTAGATTGAATTTTTTTGCATGGAATATTTCAGCTACTAGGCCTACTGGGAAACTTGAAAGGCATAACATCAACATATGTGGCCTCCCAATGCGTACTAAAGCTATACCAGGACGGTCAAGTAGAGAGCATTAACAAGAATGACCCTCAACAACTTGCACAATATGCAGCTCATTTCATCGCCAACACCGATGAAGCTCAACCCTGCAACTTTGCCACATTTGTCCCTATTGGTGAAGAGGCACCTCTCCAGGTACATAAGGAACTGAAGATTTAACATACCTACACTCTGACAATGCACTTGAGTTTTTTCTATTTTGTGGAGCTTTGCTTCGATCTCTGGTTGGATTTCTACACGTAATTTGTATCACTTTAACAGCGTGCAGAGTGGATAAAATACTTGGGAGTTTTTGCGAATATGGAAAACAGGGCAAACCAAGTCTATGATGCAGTAAGTGAAGAACTGAGACATCCTCAGTTTCCATTATGATGACAATACTTAGAAGAATATCTTGTTTgttaagtttattttttttcttttgtggaCAGATTAAGGAGAACTATTTGTGCTTGAGCAAATCTGCAACTAGTAGGAATTCATTTAAACCAACTGTCTCTTGGATGGAGTATAAAGATGTGTGTACACCGACTCTTGAACATAacctttttctttattaattgttTTACAATTGCTCTTTAACATACACCTATTTATAGGAAGTGTGGTCATTTACAAGAGAGCCATACAAATTAAAGGTTAGATCTTTCAAGTTTCAACAGTTTTTTTGGTCCTTTTCTCGAGTTTAGCTATATTAATTTGATAATGCAGTTTGTAGAGGATGCTGGTGGAGTCAATGTTGATGATTCCATCAACAAAGTCACATACAATATGTCTATTCCTGATGATTTAGAAGAGTTCCATGCCATTTTGTGTGTAAGTTAATTTTCTCATTACTCCCTTTTTTCAATTTAGCTTATTGCTCCTAATCATTCAAATTGTCATCCACTTTTGCTGATTTAGCTAGTATTTGTTTTGTAGACTGTGGATGTAGTGATTGATGAAACATATAGCTCAGATCCAGAGGTTTATAATGGCTCTACATTTCTCGGAAACATCAATTTGGATGATCAAACTTGCTTTGCTTTTCTCAC
The sequence above is a segment of the Solanum dulcamara chromosome 11, daSolDulc1.2, whole genome shotgun sequence genome. Coding sequences within it:
- the LOC129875197 gene encoding uncharacterized protein LOC129875197; translation: MYLLSHFSTSLCVLFVLLWCIQSLESANAATPTVKVGNISKVGDAAYFRIYYGQTFKVIKNTLDGKSYLLIQNNTRMASRTKYCTSRIKSFVIPLANYSIETDYFFPVSFFELLGLLGNLKGITSTYVASQCVLKLYQDGQVESINKNDPQQLAQYAAHFIANTDEAQPCNFATFVPIGEEAPLQRAEWIKYLGVFANMENRANQVYDAIKENYLCLSKSATSRNSFKPTVSWMEYKDEVWSFTREPYKLKFVEDAGGVNVDDSINKVTYNMSIPDDLEEFHAILCTVDVVIDETYSSDPEVYNGSTFLGNINLDDQTCFAFLTNQSIWRYDKRVQNSTVLDWYDGAVSQPQLVLADIIEALYPTGNYNTTYFRNIAKGEGIISIGPEMCERDSSIPMEPTVVACQ